The sequence GGGAAGCCCAATTTCATATAGTTCCCTGGCCCAGGATTTGCAATGTTCAGACAAAACAGTAAAAAGGTGGTTAACGATACTTGAAAACATGTATGTGCTTTTTAAAGTACCGCCATTTCATAAAAATATTGCCAGGGCTATTCAAAAAGCGTCTAAATTTTACTTTTATGATACGGGGCAAGTTTTAGGTGAGCAGGGTGTTAAGCTGGAAAATGCCGTAGCATGCGCCATTCAAAAAGAGTTGCATTTCCGGGAGGATTGCCTGGGAGAAGAAGGAAAGCTGTATTATGTGAAAAATAAGGATGGCAAAGAGATTGATTTCTGTATTTCAAAAAACAACACTCCTTCCCTGTTAGTAGAGGTTAAATGGAACGACAATAACTTGAGCCCAAATTTTGATTTATTCAAAAAATTCTTCCCTGAAATAAAAATGGTCCAAGTTTCTAAAAAACTTAACAGGGAAAAGACTTTTCCAAATGGGGCAGAAATCAGGCTTGCATCAAAATGGTTGTCAAAATTAGCCTTATCCTGAAAATTAAACAAGCACAGCAAAGAATGGTTGTCTGCTAAACGATTCTCTCCAGGCAGGCGCTGATGACCTCTTTCTGGTTCAATCCTTCTGCCCACTCCCGGGTTTTGTCATCCAGTCCTCTGTAAGCGGCCAGCACCATGGCCACTATTGCGGCCCGGGCGGCATTGTCCCCGCCGGCCATGACCGATTGAATGACAGCCCCGGAGAGATCGTTTTCATGTCTGGTAATGACCTGAACGATGCCGGGAAATGCGTCAAGGATCGAACAGGACTGACCGAATCGGATAATCGCCGGAACGCTTTCCTGATCAGCCGCGTCCAACCCCTGTTGGGTCCACATTGAAATCGGCGAATCTGAAAAGCGACCTTGGGAAAGGCGTTTCATGGTTTCAGAAGGCGGTGTCCCCTTGAGGCATTCCACGACCAGCAGTGAAAAGAAAACCGCCGCGTCAACGGTATTTGTATCCTTGTGGGTCATTTGAGTCTGGGCCCTGACTGCTTCAATCAATTGATCAGGATGATTGTACAGGCTTAAAATCAACGGAGGATATTCTTGCGGCCCCGGCAATATCATTGGACAGGGAGCCACAGTCAAAGGGCCCCTTCTTTTTGACGATATTTTTTAATGTGGTTTTTGTCGCTGAATCAAAATACCCGTTATAGTTTTCAAAAAATGCCTTCCACTGCTCAAAAAAATCATTGGGATCAAAGCGGCCTGAATTTGCAACGGATCTGAGCAGAACCAGGGTCTGATCGCCATAATGGGTGAAATCACCTTTCTTTTTGGTGGGATGGTACGTGTCCAGGCCGGGTGCCATCAATTGATCTACAACGCCGTAATTTGATTTGATTGTTTCTGCATCATAAATCCAGTGGACCCCAAGTGCCAGAGAATCTGCGGCCAGGGATGCTTTGACCATGGCCCGTGCATTGTCTTTCATTATTTCTGTCTCCTTTCCGACCTTTTGTCATCGCTGTTCATTATCAATGATTTAACCTGAATTTAAAAAACACTTTGTGTTAGTGTTTTTTTAGCTGTTGACCTTATTGCTTAATACCGGCTTCTTAAAAAGGCGTCCTCTATGGTTTCAGAAATGACAGCCGATACAAATAACATAAGTCGTATTCATCAAATGAAAAGGGTAGGGCGGACCAAGTAAATTATTGCCGAAAGAGGCATTTTAAGGGAATATGGCCGATCTTCAGATCAGCCTTTGGATTTTTGAGGGTTTCCTCTTGTTTTCGATATGCATCTTGGCTATCGTTAAAAATAGTTTTAAAACATACATGCAGAAAGCCTTGGGACGGTTTGACTATTAAATGCAGGGATCTCATCAATGCCAAGACGTTGTTGACTCTTCCGGAACGGGTATCAATGTAAGAAAGAGACGTATTATATGAAAAACGCAGCAAAGTACGATTTAGAACAGATGTTTCAAAAATCATACATCAGTCACAAGGCGGGCAGGTTTTCCGAGGCGGAAAAAGGCTACAGGGAAATTTTGGAGAAAAAACCGGAATGGGGGCAGCCGATGAGTGCCCTCGGAATCCTGTACCTGGACCGGAAGCGGCCGGAAAAAGCCAAACCTTTATTTGAAAAAGCAGCCGGTCTTAACCCACCGGATTTGTCTGCATGTTATCAATTAGGCCGGTTGAAACAGATGGAAAATGATCATCAGAGTGCCATTCCTTTATATCAGAAGATGCTTGAACAGCAACCGGAGGCCGGCCTGGTGTGGAATAATTTGGGCGTGGCTTACCGGGAAACCGGAAAACCGGATGATGCAATGACAAGTTTCCGGGCGGCCGTCCGGTTTGCGCCTGAAATGGCCGAGGCATGGAATAATTTGGGTGTGGCTTTGGATGAGCAAGGTCAGGGAGAGGAAGCGTTAAACGCATACCAAAAGGCTATTGACATTCAGCCGGATTATGTCTCCCCCCACTTGAATATCGGAATCATGCTTCAAAAACGCGAACGGTTCAAAGAAGCTGAAACACATTACCGGAAGGTGCTTAAAAGCCAACCGCAAAATGAAATTGCACAATTCATGCTCCAGAGCATCGGCGGGGGGGATACCCCTCCTGATGCAGCACCCGTGGCGCATGTTCGCAGTATTTTTAACCAGTGTGCTGAAAATTTTGAGGCCATTCTGGTTGAAGAACTGGAATACAAAACCCCTGAACTTCTGTTTAATATGGTACGTCCCTATTTGTCCGAAAATATGGAGATTCTTGATCTTGGCTGCGGCACAGGTCTGGGTGCCGTGTTATACCAGCCGTTTGCAAAACGTCTGACCGGCGTTGATGTATCAGAAAAGATGCTTGAAAAAGCGGCTGAAAAGAAAATTTACAGCTGCCTGGAGGTATTTGATATCCTGCAGCCATGGGCATTTCCCGTAAAATTTGACCTGATCTACAGCTCTGATGTCTTTGTCTATTTTGGAGATTTGGATCAAATTATCAAATCGGCTGCAACATCCCTTGCTCCGGGTGGAAAAATTGCATTCTCAGTGGAAAGACTCGAAGACGATACAAACGATTATCAGCTTTACCCCAGCGGCCGATATGCACATTCCAGACGATATATTCAGACCTGCCTGAACCGGCATGGATTGAAACCACTGGAATTGGCCGGCACGGATATCCGGAAGCAATCGGGAAATCCGGTGAAGGGATTCCTGGTTGTGGCAGAAAAGTAAGAATTTATTCCAAACTGTGATTTTAATATTTTTTGTTTCTATGATAGTGTTCATCCAACGAAAAATTTGATCAAAAAAGCGATTTATAATTAAGTAATAGGATAGATTTAAGAAAAAAAATTACCAGGGGAAAATTTCCATGAATCAAGACCTGATCCATCCTTTATTTTTATTATCACTGGTGTTTTTCATTTCAGCTGTTTTTCTTGTAATGATAAAGTCTTTTCTCATGGCTATTCTGCTGGCCGGAATTTTCTCAGCCCTGGCCTATCCGTTGTATGAGCGGCTTAACAAATGGCTGAAAGGAAGACAGGCTGCAGCATCCGGGATTACCATCATGATTATCATCCTGATCGTTCTTCTTCCCTTAAGCGGCCTTTTAGGCATTGTCACCAGTCAGGCCATCAAGGTGGGGCAGACAGCTACACCCTGGGTCCAGAAACAATTGTCTTCACCCATAGCCATTTCCCAGTGGCTGGAAGATCTGCCTTTTTATGAACAGGTAGAACCCTACAGGGAAACCATCTACATCAAGGCTGGAGAACTGGTGGGCGCCGCAAGTCAGTTTTTTGTCAACGGGCTTCAAACCGCGACCATGGGCACCATCAATTTTATATTTATGGTGGCAATTCTTTTGTATACGATGTTCTTTTTTCTTATAGACGGGGACAGGCTGTTAAAGAAAATCTTATTTTACATGCCCCTGGACGATAAGGATGAAAGACGGCTTCTTAACAGATTTACCTCTGTAACTCGCGCTACGATCAAGGGAACCGCCATCATCGGTCTTGTTCAGGGCGGGGCATCCGGCATCGCGTTTGCCGTGGTCGGCATCCACAGTTCGGTTTTCTGGGGTGCTGTCATGACGGTGTTGTCCATTATACCGGCCGTTGGGACGGCGTTGATATGGATTCCGGCGGCGCTTTGGCTATTCTCCCAGGGCGCATGGTTCAAGGCCGGCGCTCTTATCGTCTTCTGCGGGGTGATCGTGGGAGGTGTTGACAATCTTCTGCGGCCCCGGCTTGTGGGTAAAGACACGGAGATGCACGATCTTTTAATTTTATTTTCCACCCTTGGCGGCATTGCCATGTTCGGTATTATCGGCATCATCATCGGTCCTATTATTGCCGCATTGTTTGTCACCATCTGGGATATTTACGGCGTTGTTTTTAAGGATATACTGCCCAAGGTTGGGCCGTAAAAAAGAGGAATTATGAGACACGAATGCTATTTTTGTCATATAAAGACAATTGAAAAACTAATTGATAAATTTAAACCTGATGAAAAAGTTGCAGAACATTTCATTTTTTCAGTCCATAAACTGATTGAATCTAATTGGGAACTTTCAAATCCCAAAATGGCAACGGAAATTCACCGCATGGCCAGGATTCATCTTAGCAATACAAACCTGTATGCCGAAGAAAAATTAAAGGCCAATGAGATTCTTCTAAAAGAATACCCATATTGGGAGACCATAGTTAATGACAGTGAAGATCCTTTTTTCACAGCGGCAAAGCTTTCGGTTATCGGCAATATAATTGATTATGGCGCACAAAGTGTTAATGACGACATATCGAATCAAATTGAATCTTTTTTCCAAAAAAATTTAAAAGTTGATATGACGGCAGACTTAAAAAATGAAATCCGTAAAGCTGAACATATTTTGTACTTAGGCGATAATTGCGGCGAAATAGTTTTTGATAAATTATTTATTGAAACAATGAATCATAAAAATATTACGTTTGCTGTACGGGGAAAACCTGTAATCAACGACGCAACACTTGAAGATGCAAATCAAATAGGCATTAACAACGTTTGCAGGGTTATTCCCAATGGTTTTGATGCGCCTTCAACACTTATTGAATTTTGTTCAGACGAATTTGTAGAAGAATATAATAATGCCGATCTTATTATATCGAAAGGGCAGGGGAATTTTGAAGGCCTTATGGAAAGTTGTCATCCAAATACTTTTTTTCTCTTAATCGCAAAATGTTACCCAATAGCAAGTTTGCTGGGTGTTGATAAAAATGATATGGTGATTTCAAAGTTAGCTATATGATAAAGAGAAGTCCCTAAAATTAAGAAAAGGAGACAGACATAAATGCCATGGATAAAGGAAGAATCGTGTACGGGATGTGGAATATGCGTTGATGAATGTCCTGCCGGGGCAATTTGTTTGGAAGAAGAGATTGCGGTTATAAACAATGACAAATGTATCCGATGTGGAATTTGTCACGATGTATGCCCGGAGGATGCAGCTCGTCATGACGGAGAGCGAATCCCTGACGAAGTGCAATCAAACATAGCTTACGCTAAAAAATTATTAGCGCATGAACATTATGGCAATGATAAGGCAGAGCAACGGCAGCTTATCGAACGTTTAAAACGCTTTTTTACTAAAAATCAAAAAGTGGCGGAAAAAACCATTGAGCAGCTTGAAGTTCTGAAGAACACGGAATATCTATAGTAATCTGGGGATTGGTTCTAACGTCGGTCGCTGTAGGGGCAGGCCACCGTGCCTGCCCTAACGAGGGCAACCACAGAGGGATTGCCCCTACGAAAAATGGCCTACAATAGAATCAAGCTCGTAATCTGTTATTTTATAATAAGGATTTGAAGGTCACATACGTTGGTGTTGGTGGGGCCGGGTTTGAACAGATGTCCGGCCGTATCAAAGTAGGTGTATGAATCATTTCTGCCCAGGTATTCACTGATATCCAGCCCCGCTTTTTTTCCTGCTTCCAGAACAGCCTGGGATGCAAATGCCCCGGCCGCATCCGTGGGGCCGTCATTGCCGTCTGTGGCACCGGAAAGAAAAAAGATGTTTTCAATTCCGGCAGGGCCGGCGTCAAGCTCCTGGAGAAAGGACAAAGCCATTTCCTGATTCCGTCCGCCTTTACCGTTCCCCTTGATGGTCACCGTGGTTTCTCCGCCGGCAAGTACGCAGGCCGGACGTTGGGGGGGCAGGTTGCCTAATGCGATATCCTGAGCCATACCGGAAAAGACCCGGGCAATTTCCCGGGCTTCGCCGGTGATCCGGGAACTTAACACCAGGGTGTTGTAACCAAGGTTTTCGGCCGTTTGCCGGGCTGCATTCACGGCGGACAAATTATTGCCCAAAAGAATGTTGTGAACCTGTGAAAAAACTTTATGATCACTGACTTGGTCTTTGTCTGTCTCTTGCAGTGCACCGGATTCAAGCATGGTTGTCACCCTTGCCGGCAGTCTGGACGACAATTCGTATTTTTTTACAATACCAAGGGCCTGGGCAAAGGTGGTGACATCCGGTGCTGTGGGACCCGAAGCAATGGCGCTAAGGTCATCGCCCACCACATCGGAAAGGATCAGGTTCACGGATGTGGCAGGGTACATGTGCCGGGCAAGTTTTCCACCCTTGATGCCGGACAGCTGTTTTCGCACTATGTTAATTTCGTTGATATCGGCCCCGCAAGCCAGCAGAAGTTCAGTGGTTTTCTGTTTGTCTGCAAGGGTGATGGATGCACCCCGGTATTCCCCCGGACAGGCCAGGAGAGCGGACCCGCCTCCGGAAATCAGATTGATGAACAGGGTCGCTTCATTTCCTCTTGCTGCGATATCAATGATCTGCCGGGCGGCCAAAGCGCTGTTGTCATCCGGGACCGGGTGGCCTGCTTCCATGATTTTAATTTTGTTTAAAGTGTCGGTGTGCCCTTTTTTAACTGAAATCAGTCCCCCATGAAGTTTTGGCCCAAGGATTTCTTCCATTGCCCTTGCCATGGGCGCTGTGGCCTTTCCTGCGCCAAGCACATATATTTTTTTAAATTTTTCCAAGGACAGGCGCATGTTTTGGTTGTCAAGACGGATATTAAGGGTGTTGGTGTCCAGGGTTACCCTTGACTGCACCATGGCATACGGGTCCACCCGTTTGATTGCTGCCTCGTATATGGCTTTCAGATCAATAAAAAGGGTTGTGAAGGCCCATAATCAAAATAAAAGTCATGGTTTTTTCCTGACAATGAGAAGCATTGCCTTGAATACGAATGAAAATTAAATTTGTTTTATTCCGATCATGGGCCTTATTAAATGTGGATGTGTCTGATTCCGTATGCCAGAATAATTCCGAAAATAGTGCCTATGGCCAGGTTGGCGGCAAGGGTTAAGGATACGATGGTCACAATAATAAACAATTCATTTCTGCTGTGCATGTCGCTGATGGTCAATGCAAGCTGGCTTCCGGCAAATAGCAGCAACACACCGAGGATGGACATGGGGATCAGAAAAAGCACATAAATAAATCCCGCTCCCAGAATCAGGGCAAGGCCTGCCATGATTCCGCCGATAATCAGATTTGAGCCGGCGGTTTTTGCGCCAAAGCGGTAGTGGGCGGCAAGACCGCCGGCGCCGTGGCACATGGGTATGCCCCCGAAAATAAAACTTAAAAAATTACCGGCAGCCATGGAAAAGCACAGTGCCGTGTAGGTCATTTTTTCGGCATTGTCCCCAAAATAGTCCTTTGAAAGATCGGCTTGAGCGACCACGGCATTGCCCAGCGTCATGGGTAGCTGGGGAAGAACCACGGCAAACAGGGCAAAGGTCAAATCTGCCGGGACAGGAAATCCATGGGGAAAAAGGTGAGGAAAATACAGGCCGGGTTTAAGGGTGTCAAATCCCTCTTTTGTGCCCAGAATCAGGCCGATGAACAGGCCTAATCCAATCACGATAAGGGCGGCCGGCAGTTTTTTATTGTTTAAAAAGGCCAGGGTAACAACTACCCCGCAAATACCAATGATAATCGTGATAGGAATAAACCCTGCGGACTGGATCGTTAGGTGGGGCTCCACTCCATGCTCAGCGCCTTTAAGCAGGGTTTTGCCCAGGATTATTTTTATCCCCTTGACCATGAGCATAAGTCCTGTGGATAACTGGATGCCTCGGATTACCGAGCGCGGGATGTATGCCCCGAATTTGTCCATGGATCTTGTGGCACCGATCAATACAAGGCACACAAACATGAGAAACGCTGAGGCCTGGATCTGGGGTGCTGTCATAGACGTGGCAATGGCATAGGTGCCGATCACCTTCATGGGTTGCACCGGTACTGTGATGCCGTAATATACACCGCCGGCAATATAAAAGACGCCCATGGAGAAAAACACCCCTACAGGGTTAAGGCCGTTGACCAGGATCATGCCAAGGGCTATGGGCAGGATGGTGCCAAGATCCCCCATGGCACCTGCAAATTCGTTTCGGTTAAATTGGTATTTGGGTTGTCGCGTTTCCATATCTGCTATGCAAAAAATTTCAGTTTAATCAGTTGTTTTGTTAAATAGTTGTTAAATAAATTTATTGTTTATAACGCTTCGATGCCGGGGTTCCAAGTAGTCGCTCTGGTTTTTTTCAGCAGATCATCCAATAGCTGGTTTGCTTTTTCAATATAGGATTCCGGCAAAAAGTCTTTCATGGCTTTGTAATCGGCAAAGCGCATAAGCATGGCCTGGGCAAAGGGCCTGTTGCTGATCAGAAACCGGGTGTAATGGGGGGCATTGGGCCTGGGCTTGGAGATGACATAGGTATCAAAAAATATCCGGTAAAATTCCCTTTGGGGCCGGTAATGGACGGCAAATGCCTGGAGCCGTTTACTGATTTCGGGGATGGCGTCTTTGGACGTTACCTTTTTAGCCGCATATTCTTCAAGGGTGAAAAAGCTTTTTTCCATAAGTGCGGCCCGTATGCTGATCATGATTTCCCGGTCTTTGTCATCGGTCACTTCACAGATCATGTCACAAAGATTCAAAACCGCTTCTAAGGATTCAAAATTGGTTTTAAAAATCAATGCGACATACGCGATTTGTACCTCTTTTTTTTCATCCGTAAGCCGGGATTCATCCAGATCAAGCTTTTTAATAGCACGCCGGATTTCAAACAACGCACTTTCCACCCGCCCCAGGCCGGCACTGCTGTCGCCCTCTTCCAAAAACACCTGGTTAATTTTGTCTAAAAGCACCTTGAACAACAGCTGGAAAAGGTCATTCACCGGGGCCTGGAATGCCGGATTCTGGGTAAATTCCCGGCAAAATCGTGTAATGTGGGGTACGCTGAACAGGATATTCATCCTGTACCGCAGGGCGGAAACAGCTGTTTGGTGAGGCATGTCACCCTGTTCAAGCGCTTGAGGCCATACGTCGAAAAACAGCCATAACATATTTTGCCTGAGTTTGGAAAATGTATCGCCAATGATAAATCTGGAAGAAATGTCCAAAATTTGACTCAACCTGTACGCCATGTCCAGGAATCGGTCCATTTTTTTTAGTATACCATAGATGGCCGTATCCAGCTTTTTCATGGACTTGAAGTACTCTCGTTTGTTTTCTTGGCTGGTTATGGTCCGGGCACGGGTATAAAGCAGTTTGGTGAACATATCATTGTAGTCGGCGATCTCCTGCCGGGATTTACTGGTAATGGCCCCCAGGGTTGTTTTTTCCATGCTTGGCAGTCTGGCACCGGCCAGCCGGCAGATGAGATCTGCGTCATTAATTTCTTCGATATATTCAAACCATGGCTTGTCCTGGGTCAGACTTAAAAGAAGCTCTTTCTGGGTGTCGGATACAAGGTGTTTATAAACCCTGCTGGATGTGCTTTGTTTAATAATGGATTGTATGTCAGGGTTAAGCAGGCTTTCGTCCTGGTTTCCCGGATTGGATTTCACCAGGTAAAAATAGGTAATGATGACATTGGTGGTGAGTAGTTCAATGATGGTTTTATTATCCGATTCCCGGATATCTTCCTGGGTAATGTTGATTCCTACGTCAAATGAGACCGCCGGCAGGTCATGGATCAGCGCCTTAAACAGTTCATAAAGTTCCTCGATATACTGGCCCGACGGCACAAATTGAACTTTTCCAATCTCTTCAAGGAAAAAACGGGTGATCCTTTTGATGGGAACAAGGAGAAAACCGTGCTCGTCTTTGGGGTATTTTTTTACAGGTGTTAAGCCGTCACCCCCATGCCGCATGATTTCCGGCATGTCATTGGCATACAGCCTGTCCCGGAACGCCTGGACTTTATTTGGGTCTAATATTGTCAACGATTTCTATTTCCAATGCAGTGTCGCCGTTTTGGGCGGCAAGCGTTTGAAAGATTTTAACATTTTTTCTGATGTTAGTGATTTCCAGTGATACATCCGGACCTTTTATCAGGGTTCCCGGGATGACTTGGCCTGTAACAACCGCTTGGGCCACCCCCGGATTGCGTTGCTTCCATTGGGTAAAATTGCCTTGTTCGCTTCTCAGCTTTTCAAGGGTGCTTTCTAATTGGCTCAATTCAGCCTTGAATTTTTTCCTCCGGCTTTTTTTCTTTTCAATACGGTCGATCAAGTGGTTCAGCTCTCTGTCTAAACGAACCAGCAGGCGCTTGTTCACCTGTATTTGGGATTTAAGTCCCCGTGAGGTTGTATCCTCCGGGCTTTTTGACAACAAAAAGTTCTCCTGTCTTGCCCTGTCAATTTTGTGGACCAGTCCCAAAGTATTTGTTGTGTCACGAAAAATTTCTACGGACAGGGAATTAAGCTTTTCAAAGATGAGTTCCTGTTCGTCCATTGTATGTTCAATTCGGTCCTGGATATTTTTCAGTTCCCGGGTGGTGAAGGTGTCGACACCAAAGGTCACTGTATTGGGCACCGAT comes from uncultured Desulfobacter sp. and encodes:
- a CDS encoding AI-2E family transporter, encoding MNQDLIHPLFLLSLVFFISAVFLVMIKSFLMAILLAGIFSALAYPLYERLNKWLKGRQAAASGITIMIIILIVLLPLSGLLGIVTSQAIKVGQTATPWVQKQLSSPIAISQWLEDLPFYEQVEPYRETIYIKAGELVGAASQFFVNGLQTATMGTINFIFMVAILLYTMFFFLIDGDRLLKKILFYMPLDDKDERRLLNRFTSVTRATIKGTAIIGLVQGGASGIAFAVVGIHSSVFWGAVMTVLSIIPAVGTALIWIPAALWLFSQGAWFKAGALIVFCGVIVGGVDNLLRPRLVGKDTEMHDLLILFSTLGGIAMFGIIGIIIGPIIAALFVTIWDIYGVVFKDILPKVGP
- a CDS encoding ARMT1-like domain-containing protein, which translates into the protein MRHECYFCHIKTIEKLIDKFKPDEKVAEHFIFSVHKLIESNWELSNPKMATEIHRMARIHLSNTNLYAEEKLKANEILLKEYPYWETIVNDSEDPFFTAAKLSVIGNIIDYGAQSVNDDISNQIESFFQKNLKVDMTADLKNEIRKAEHILYLGDNCGEIVFDKLFIETMNHKNITFAVRGKPVINDATLEDANQIGINNVCRVIPNGFDAPSTLIEFCSDEFVEEYNNADLIISKGQGNFEGLMESCHPNTFFLLIAKCYPIASLLGVDKNDMVISKLAI
- a CDS encoding putative sulfate/molybdate transporter; this encodes METRQPKYQFNRNEFAGAMGDLGTILPIALGMILVNGLNPVGVFFSMGVFYIAGGVYYGITVPVQPMKVIGTYAIATSMTAPQIQASAFLMFVCLVLIGATRSMDKFGAYIPRSVIRGIQLSTGLMLMVKGIKIILGKTLLKGAEHGVEPHLTIQSAGFIPITIIIGICGVVVTLAFLNNKKLPAALIVIGLGLFIGLILGTKEGFDTLKPGLYFPHLFPHGFPVPADLTFALFAVVLPQLPMTLGNAVVAQADLSKDYFGDNAEKMTYTALCFSMAAGNFLSFIFGGIPMCHGAGGLAAHYRFGAKTAGSNLIIGGIMAGLALILGAGFIYVLFLIPMSILGVLLLFAGSQLALTISDMHSRNELFIIVTIVSLTLAANLAIGTIFGIILAYGIRHIHI
- a CDS encoding ADP-ribosylglycohydrolase family protein, with protein sequence MIEAVRAQTQMTHKDTNTVDAAVFFSLLVVECLKGTPPSETMKRLSQGRFSDSPISMWTQQGLDAADQESVPAIIRFGQSCSILDAFPGIVQVITRHENDLSGAVIQSVMAGGDNAARAAIVAMVLAAYRGLDDKTREWAEGLNQKEVISACLERIV
- a CDS encoding tetratricopeptide repeat protein, with translation MKNAAKYDLEQMFQKSYISHKAGRFSEAEKGYREILEKKPEWGQPMSALGILYLDRKRPEKAKPLFEKAAGLNPPDLSACYQLGRLKQMENDHQSAIPLYQKMLEQQPEAGLVWNNLGVAYRETGKPDDAMTSFRAAVRFAPEMAEAWNNLGVALDEQGQGEEALNAYQKAIDIQPDYVSPHLNIGIMLQKRERFKEAETHYRKVLKSQPQNEIAQFMLQSIGGGDTPPDAAPVAHVRSIFNQCAENFEAILVEELEYKTPELLFNMVRPYLSENMEILDLGCGTGLGAVLYQPFAKRLTGVDVSEKMLEKAAEKKIYSCLEVFDILQPWAFPVKFDLIYSSDVFVYFGDLDQIIKSAATSLAPGGKIAFSVERLEDDTNDYQLYPSGRYAHSRRYIQTCLNRHGLKPLELAGTDIRKQSGNPVKGFLVVAEK
- a CDS encoding 4Fe-4S binding protein, translated to MPWIKEESCTGCGICVDECPAGAICLEEEIAVINNDKCIRCGICHDVCPEDAARHDGERIPDEVQSNIAYAKKLLAHEHYGNDKAEQRQLIERLKRFFTKNQKVAEKTIEQLEVLKNTEYL
- a CDS encoding ADP-ribosylglycohydrolase family protein: MKDNARAMVKASLAADSLALGVHWIYDAETIKSNYGVVDQLMAPGLDTYHPTKKKGDFTHYGDQTLVLLRSVANSGRFDPNDFFEQWKAFFENYNGYFDSATKTTLKNIVKKKGPFDCGSLSNDIAGAARISSVDFKPVQSS
- a CDS encoding glycerate kinase, producing MDLKAIYEAAIKRVDPYAMVQSRVTLDTNTLNIRLDNQNMRLSLEKFKKIYVLGAGKATAPMARAMEEILGPKLHGGLISVKKGHTDTLNKIKIMEAGHPVPDDNSALAARQIIDIAARGNEATLFINLISGGGSALLACPGEYRGASITLADKQKTTELLLACGADINEINIVRKQLSGIKGGKLARHMYPATSVNLILSDVVGDDLSAIASGPTAPDVTTFAQALGIVKKYELSSRLPARVTTMLESGALQETDKDQVSDHKVFSQVHNILLGNNLSAVNAARQTAENLGYNTLVLSSRITGEAREIARVFSGMAQDIALGNLPPQRPACVLAGGETTVTIKGNGKGGRNQEMALSFLQELDAGPAGIENIFFLSGATDGNDGPTDAAGAFASQAVLEAGKKAGLDISEYLGRNDSYTYFDTAGHLFKPGPTNTNVCDLQILIIK